One Vigna unguiculata cultivar IT97K-499-35 chromosome 7, ASM411807v1, whole genome shotgun sequence genomic region harbors:
- the LOC114191440 gene encoding B3 domain-containing transcription factor VRN1-like, with product MTCDHDSHVHFFKRIQEYTLRNGELRIPRSFVNKYWEEISNPMFLLLPNRTKWEVNWKKIDADVWLIDKWKKFAESFCLDEEHVLVFRYVGKSEFKVVILDQGGLEIVYPSMEGPLEGADNGNRFARRKRAKFHSPSSPSKKVKTNPRKEPHSYPTQDVGLKKFSGDNVDKTGRRSKMRCSRSKANTIRKKELSEDTESGTALERANSFHSENPYFIREMHRSYICSNFLNMPVNFITEEPRKGNNRVSLSISEEQSWDMNFCLSKDLRRVKLVSGWANFVKDNNLKTGNVCVFERIKKPEIISFRVIIFRDTQESGPSNFPANGSKQTRLQNTSADGGSDGTPKKHPSNNNVFYDSKFRRCDNEISGNHFSLFVKPNDVCIPEQFIRNHNMGDAAKVMLKVGKRTFAVRLEHDPRQKYHKLCFGWSYFMGQCKLNEGDVCNFELVDEDRFIFQVRVATCVD from the exons ATGACTTGTGACCATGACAGTCACGTCCACTTCTTCAAGAGAATCCAAGAATACACCCTTAGAAATGGGGAACTG AGGATACCTCGGAGCTTTGTGAATAAATATTGGGAAGAAATATCAAATCCAATGTTCCTTTTGCTTCCGAACCGCACCAAATGGGAAGTGAATTGGAAAAAGATTGATGCTGACGTTTGGTTAATCGATAAATGGAAGAAATTTGCGGAGTCGTTTTGTTTGGACGAGGAGCATGTTCTGGTGTTCAGATATGTGGGAAAATCAGAGTTTAAGGTTGTAATACTTGATCAAGGTGGGTTGGAGATAGTGTATCCTTCGATGGAAGGACCTTTGGAGGGTGCAGATAATGGTAATCGTTTTGCTCGGCGTAAGAGAGCAAAATTTCATTCACCATCTTCTCCTTCTAAGAAGGTGAAAACCAACCCGAGAAAGGAACCTCATAGTTATCCAACACAAGATGTTGGGTTAAAGAAATTTTCAGGTGACAATGTTGATAAAACAG GTAGAAGAAGTAAAATGAGATGTTCAAGATCTAAGGCTAATACTATTAGAAAAAAGGAGTTGTCAGAAGATACTGAAAGTGGCACTGCTTTGGAGAGAGCTAACTCTTTCCATTCTGAGAATCCCTACTTCATTCGTGAAATGCATAGATCATACATTTGTAGTAATTTCTTG AATATGCCGGTCAATTTCATAACAGAGGAGCCTCGAAAGGGAAATAACAGAGTTAGTCTTTCGATTTCTGAAGAACAAAGTTGGGATATGAACTTCTGTCTGAGTAAGGACCTTAGACGAGTGAAGCTTGTTTCTGGTTGGGCCAATTTTGTAAAGGACAATAACTTGAAAACAGGGAATGTGTGTGTTTTTGAGAGAATTAAGAAGCCAGAAATCATCTCATTTAGGGTTATTATTTTCCGTGATACACAAGAATCTGGTCCTTCCAACTTTCCGG CAAATGGTAGCAAACAAACACGACTTCAAAACACTTCTGCTGATGGAGGCAGTGATGGAACTCCAAAGAAGCACCCAAGTAATAACAATGTCTTTTATG atTCTAAATTCCGTAGATGCGACAATGAAATATCAGGGAATCATTTTTCCCTCTTTGTGAAACCGAATGATGTG TGCATACCAGAGCAATTCATCAGAAATCATAACATGGGTGATGCAGCTAAGGTGATGCTGAAAGTTGGGAAGAGAACATTTGCTGTGAGGCTAGAACATGATCCAAGACAAAAATAccataaattatgttttggttggTCTTACTTTATGGGTCAATGCAAGTTGAATGAAGGTGATGTCTGTAATTTTGAGCTGGTTGATGAGGACAGGTTTATTTTCCAAGTTAGAGTTGCAACATGCGTAGATTGA
- the LOC114191441 gene encoding B3 domain-containing transcription factor VRN1-like gives MQVIGIDDNYYTLTSISILQKIPNKFTTKYGGGLPNPLFMKLPDGSEWEVNRAKDNGEIWLEKGWKEFAEHFSLDQGCFVCFRYDGTSKVHVRIMDQSGVEIEYPCVTGHENDNHVQTKEQHNLTLDEGPHQKAEQIWGEKYLQRTSSLNRPMQGRAQEVARNFVSYNPFFTVLIKPSHAVDYRLCIPDLKGLIEKKVKCAVLLLGEKSWTVNLLVTNKCFNHHSFGAGFHLFMTESGLQSGDVCIFELISNNCVFKVHIFKRDHQFFSG, from the exons ATGCAAGTAATAGGGATTGATGACAATTATTACACACTAACCAGCATTTCTATTTTGCAGAAAATACCCAACAAATTCACTACCAAGTACGGAGGTGGCTTGCCAAATCCCTTGTTTATGAAGCTTCCAGATGGATCTGAATGGGAAGTGAATAGGGCAAAAGACAACGGTGAGATTTGGCTGGAAAAAGGTTGGAAAGAATTTGCGGAACACTTCTCCCTAGACCAAGGATGTTTTGTTTGCTTCAGATATGATGGTACTTCTAAGGTTCATGTAAGAATAATGGACCAAAGTGGAGTAGAAATAGAGTACCCCTGTGTCACTGGTCATGAAAATGACAACCATGTTCAAACTAAGGAGCAGCACAACCTGACTTTGGATGAAGGGCCACATCAGAAGGCTGAACAAATATGGG GTGAGAAGTATCTTCAAAGAACTTCATCTTTGAACCGTCCTATGCAAGGTAGAGCACAAGAAGTAGCACGCAATTTCGTCTCATACAATCCCTTTTTCACTGTTCTCATAAAACCTTCTCACGCGGTAGACTATCGGCTG TGCATACCAGATTTGAAAGGCCTGATTGAGAAGAAGGTGAAGTGTGCGGTGCTGCTGCTTGGGGAAAAAAGTTGGACAGTAAATTTGTTAGTTACTAACAAATGTTTTAATCATCATAGTTTTGGTGCTGGCTTTCACTTGTTTATGACTGAGTCTGGATTGCAATCGGGAGATGTTTGCATATTTGAATTGATTAGCAATAATTGTGTTTTCAAagttcatattttcaaaagggACCACCAATTTTTTTCTGGATGA
- the LOC114191442 gene encoding B3 domain-containing transcription factor VRN1-like, whose product MSSGDDSVIHFFKKIDEDTLRNGDLRIPRSFVSKYWEDISNPLHLLLPKSGEWEVKWRKVGADIWLIDNWKKFAEFYSLDEDNLLMFKYVGMSRFEVVIFHPTGLEIMYPLKEATLDHAENRNGNGNGNSSRHFKTAKSSLPRSCFSKKVKPNLRNQPNISEHVANRSARSRSIKEELDEQHGNGFHSTKFQKRGTKRKTSFCTKSSNSKKRGFSTRSGSAMERAECFHSVNPFFIREMQRSYIKRNIMLIPNGFITEDEDVHDCVTLWTGNKGWGVDFYRNKCNNQINLTSGWLDFVKDNNLGLGDVCVFEKIKKPGISFQVSIFRDREESSPPKFSDDTIPKRNERNERVLLNQFSVCMEPKDWKYLSVGRSFFENHGISNYSAEEEKEVTVTLEVGKISWKVKLDSHWRLTKGWCDFIRGCKLEVGDLCRFELIDEKNIVFKVTIETCID is encoded by the exons ATGTCTTCTGGTGATGACAGTGTCATTCACTTCTTCAAGAAAATTGACGAAGACACACTTCGAAACGGTGATCTG AGAATACCTCGTAGCTTTGTGAGTAAATATTGGGAAGATATATCAAATCCACTGCATCTTCTTCTTCCCAAAAGTGGTGAATGGGAAGTGAAGTGGAGAAAAGTTGGTGCTGACATTTGGTTAATTGATAACTGGAAGAAATTTGCAGAATTTTACTCTTTGGATGAAGATAATCTCTTGATGTTCAAATATGTGGGTATGTCTCGGTTTGAGGTGGTGATATTTCACCCAACTGGCTTGGAAATTATGTACCCTTTAAAGGAAGCAACTTTAGATCATGCAGAGAATCGTAATGGTAATGGTAATGGTAATTCTTCACGCCACTTCAAGACGGCAAAATCTTCTTTACCAcgttcttgtttttccaagaaGGTGAAACCCAACCTTAGGAACCAACCTAATATCTCTGAACATGTTGCAAATAGAAGTGCTCGATCTCGAAGCATCAAAGAGGAGTTAGATGAACAACATGGAAATGGTTTTCATAGTACAAAATTCCAAAAAAGAG gtacaaaaagaaaaacctcTTTCTGCACGAAGTCTTCAAACTCTAAGAAAAGGGGTTTTTCAACTAGAAGTGGCTCTGCTATGGAGAGAGCTGAATGTTTCCACTCTGTGAATCCCTTCTTCATTCGTGAAATGCAGCGatcatatattaaaagaaatattatg tTGATACCGAATGGTTTCATAACAGAAGATGAAGATGTGCATGACTGTGTCACTCTTTGGACCGGAAACAAAGGCTGGGGTGTTGATTTTTATCGGAATAAATGCAACAACCAAATAAATCTTACTTCTGGATGGCTGGATTTTGTAAAGGATAATAACTTGGGACTAGGGGATGTATGtgtttttgagaaaattaaGAAACCGGGAATTTCATTCCAAGTTTCAATTTTTAGAGACAGAGAAGAATCAAGTCCTCCAAAGTTTTCAG ATGATACAATTCCTAAACGCAACGAGAGGAACGAGAGGGTGTTGTTGAATCAGTTCAGTGTGTGCATGGAACCTAAGGATTGGAAGTATTTG AGTGTTGGAAGGAGTTTCTTCGAAAATCATGGTATTAGTAATTATTCAgcggaagaagaaaaagaagtgaCAGTGACCCTGGAAGTTGGGAAGATATCATGGAAAGTGAAGCTAGATTCTCATTGGAGATTGACGAAGGGTTGGTGTGATTTTATTAGAGGATGCAAATTGGAGGTTGGAGATCTTTGTCGATTTGAGTTGATTGATGAGAAGAATATTGTGTTTAAAGTTACCATTGAAACATGCATCGACTGA
- the LOC114192742 gene encoding B3 domain-containing transcription factor VRN1-like, whose protein sequence is MSSGDDRAIHFFKKIDADTLRNGDLRIPRSFVSKYWEDISNPLHLLLPKGGEWEVKWKKVGADVWLIEKWKKFAEFYSLDEDNLLMFKYVGNSQFEVVILHPTGLEIMYPLKEATLDHAENLNGNGNGNSSRHFKKTKSFLPRSHFSKKVKTNRRNQRNISEDVANGSALSRRIKDELNEQHANGFLGTKFHKRGRKRKASVCMKSSNSKKRAFSTRSGSAMERAQSFHSVNPVFIREMQRSYVERNIMAMPRSFITVDEENEHLVTLWTSESGPWCVYFSRNNSSNQINLTTGWKSFVKDNNLKLRDVCVFEKIKKPGLSFKVIIFRDTEESSSPKFSDHSIPECKERELENSFSVCIKPTDLHTVNLPRIFFEDHDILHSNEVTLQVGERTWKVKIDSRCRFSCGWCVFIRGCELKPGDICRFKLIDKKKIVFQVTIVTCIE, encoded by the exons ATGTCTTCTGGTGATGACCGTGCCATTCACTTCTTCAAGAAAATTGATGCAGACACACTTCGAAACGGGGATCTG AGAATACCTCGGAGTTTTGTGAGTAAATATTGGGAAGATATATCAAATCCACTGCATCTTCTTCTTCCCAAAGGTGGTGAATGGGAAGTGAAGTGGAAGAAAGTTGGTGCTGACGTTTGGTTAATTGAAAAATGGAAGAAATTTGCAGAATTTTATTCTTTGGATGAAGATAATCTCTTGATGTTCAAATATGTGGGTAATTCTCAGTTTGAGGTGGTGATACTTCACCCAACTGGCTTGGAAATTATGTACCCTTTAAAGGAAGCAACTTTAGATCATGCAGAGAATCTTAATGGTAATGGTAATGGTAATTCTTCACGCCACTTCAAGAAGACGAAATCTTTTTTACCACGTTCTCATTTCTCCAAGAAGGTGAAAACCAACCGTAGAAACCAACGTAATATCTCTGAAGATGTTGCAAATGGAAGTGCTCTATCTCGAAGGATCAAGGATGAGTTAAATGAGCAACATGCAAATGGTTTTCTTGGTACAAAATTCCATAAAAGAG gtagaaaaagaaaagcctCTGTCTGCATGAAGTCTTCAAACTCAAAGAAAAGGGCTTTTTCAACTAGAAGTGGCTCTGCTATGGAGAGAGCTCAATCTTTCCACTCTGTGAATCCCGTTTTCATTCGTGAAATGCAGCGATCATATGttgaaagaaatattatg GCGATGCCGCGTAGTTTCATAACAGTAGATGAAGAAAATGAGCACCTTGTTACTCTTTGGACTTCTGAAAGCGGACCTTGGTGTGTTTATTTTTCTCGGAATAATAGCAGTAACCAAATAAATCTTACTACTGGGTGGAAGAGTTttgtaaaagataataacttGAAACTAAGGGATGTATGTGTTTTTGAGAAAATCAAGAAACCGGGACTTTCATtcaaagttataatttttagaGACACAGAAGAATCAAGTTCTCCTAAGTTTTCAG ATCATTCAATTCCTGAATGCAAAGAGAGGGAGTTAGAGAATTCCTTCAGTGTCTGCATCAAACCTACGGATTTACATACTGTG AATCTTCCAAGGATTTTCTTCGAAGATCATGATATTCTTCATTCAAATGAAGTGACCCTGCAAGTTGGGGAGAGAACATGGAAGGTGAAGATAGATTCTCGCTGTAGATTTTCATGTGGTTGGTGTGTTTTTATCAGAGGATGTGAATTGAAGCCTGGAGATATTTGTCGCTTCAAGTTGATCGATAAGAAGAAGATTGTGTTTCAAGTTACCATTGTAACATGCATCGAGTGA
- the LOC114190526 gene encoding glycerate dehydrogenase gives MAKPVSIEVWNPNGKYRVISTKSMPGTRWINLLIQNDCRLEICTEKKTILSVEDIIALIGDKCDGVIGQLTEDWGEELFSALSRAGGKAFSNMAVGYNNVNVDAANKYGVAVGNTPGVLTETTAELAASLSLAAARRIVEADEFMRAGLYDGWLPHLFVGNLLKGQTVGVIGAGRIGSAYARMMVEGFKMNLIYFDLYQSTRLEKFVTAYGAFLKANGETPVTWKRASSMDEVLQEADIISLHPVLDKTTYHLVNKERLAKMKKEAILINCSRGPVIDEAALVEHLKENPLFRVGLDVFEDEPYMKPGLAELKNAIVVPHIASASKWTREGMATLAALNVLGKIKGYPVWFDPNRVEPFLNENAQPPAAIPSIVNAKALGLPSSKL, from the exons ATGGCCAAGCCAGTGTCCATTGAGGTATGGAATCCAAATGGAAAATACAGAGTTATCAGCACAAAATCAATGCCTGGAACACGTTGGATTAATCTTCTCATTCAGAATGATTGTCGCCTTGAA ATATGTACTGAGAAGAAAACGATACTGTCAGTTGAAGACATCATTGCTTTGATAGGTGATAAGTGCGATGGAGTTATAGGACAG TTGACTGAAGACTGGGGAGAAGAGTTGTTCTCTGCTTTGAGCAGAGCTGGAGGAAAAGCTTTCAGTAACATGGCTGTTGGTTATAACAATGTGAATGTTGATGCTGCAAACAAGTATGGTGTTGCTGTTGGAAACACTCCT GGTGTGCTCACTGAGACAACAGCAGAGTTGGCAGCATCGCTGTCTTTGGCAGCTGCTAGAAGGATAGTTGAGGCAGATGAATTCATGAGGGCAGGACTATATGATGGATGGCTTCCTCattt ATTTGTTGGAAACTTGCTCAAGGGACAAACTGTTGGTGTAATTGGAGCTGGTCGTATTGGATCCGCTTATGCAAGAATGATG GTTGAAGGATTCAAGATGAACCTAATCTACTTTGATCTCTACCAGTCCACACGACTAGAAAAGTTTGTCACAG CTTATGGTGCATTCTTGAAAGCAAATGGTGAAACCCCAGTGACATGGAAAAGGGCATCATCCATGGATGAGGTCCTCCAGGAGGCGGATATA ATTAGTCTTCATCCTGTGTTGGATAAAACCACTTATCATCTGGTCAACAAGGAAAGACTTGCTAAGATGAAGAAG GAAGCAATTCTTATAAATTGCAGTAGAGGGCCTGTCATTGATGAAGCTGCACTAGTGGAGCATTTAAAAGAGAATCCACTGTTTCGAGTAGGACTTGATGTGTTTGAG GACGAGCCCTACATGAAACCTGGGCTTGCAGAGTTGAAGAATGCCATTGTGGTACCCCACATTGCATCTGCCTCCAAG TGGACCCGTGAGGGAATGGCTACACTAGCAGCTCTAAACGTGCTG GGTAAGATTAAAGGGTACCCAGTATGGTTTGATCCCAATAGGGTGGAACCATTCCTCAATGAGAATGCCCAGCCACCAGCTGCAATCCCAAGCATTGTGAATGCAAAAGCTCTGG GTTTGCCAAGTTCAAAGCTATAA
- the LOC114192367 gene encoding pre-mRNA-splicing factor syf2 encodes MSGERAVHPDCRNAGNPFHECSDYCFRVIAEAKIRSQPRQSEVGQASGGSDSKQDIPDESHADEEIHDDRPNFEENSDSDPDQPAEQEAEQIEIDYTKLSGRQKKWMELRAKMQEAKKRNQIEIAAEKKRMEAPTESRGVSKQKWLEDRKKKIGKLLDANGLDMTNAYMLDTQEAAEVKYKKWEKDPAPFGWDVFNQKSLYNAYKKRTKNVEVDVEEYNRMKEADPEFYRDASSLQYGKAPKISEDKVDRMVQELKDREEKRKSFSRRRRFHEEKDIDSINDRNEHFNKKIERAFGKYTLEIKNNLERGTALPD; translated from the exons ATGTCCGGGGAACGAGCAGTGCATCCCGATTGCCGGAATGCCGGTAACCCTTTTCATGAATGCAGTGATTACTGTTTTAGAGTAATAGCTGAAGCCAAAATTAGGTCGCAACCAAGACAATCTG AAGTTGGACAAGCTAGTGGGGGAAGTGACTCTAAGCAAGACATCCCAGATGAGTCACACGCGGATGAGGAAATACATGATGACAGacccaattttgaagaaaactcTGACAGTGATCCTGACCAGCCGGCTGAACAGGAAGCAGAACAAATAGAGATTGACTACACAAAACTTTCGGGGAGACAGAAAAAGTGGATGGAATTGAGAGCCAAAATG CAAGAAGCAAAAAAACGTAATCAAATTGAAATAGCTGCTGAAAAAAAGAGGATGGAAGCGCCAACCGAGTCTAGGGGTGTTTCAAAACAGAAATGGCTTGAGGATAGGAAGAAAAAGATTGGAAAACTTCTTGATGCAAATGGACTGGATATGACAAACGCATATATGCTTGACACACAGGAAGCAGCAGAAGTAAAATACAAGAAATGGGAGAAGGATCCTGCTCCATTCGGATGGGATG TATTCAATCAGAAGTCATTATACAATGCATACAAAAAGCGGACAAAGAATGTTGAAGTCGATGTAGAAGAATATAATAGAATGAAAGAGGCTGATCCGGAGTTCTACCGAGATGCTTCTAGTCTCCAGTACGGAAAG GCACCAAAAATCTCAGAGGATAAGGTTGACAGGATGGTACAGGAGCTCAAGGATAGGGAAGAGAAGCGCAAGTCATTTAGCAGGAGAAGACGGTTTCACGAAGAGAAGGATATCGACTCAATCAATGACCGTAATGAGCATTTCAACAAGAAGATTGAGCGAGCCTTTGGTAAATACACGCTggagattaaaaataatcttgaGCGAGGAACTGCATTGCCTGACTAA
- the LOC114192586 gene encoding uncharacterized protein LOC114192586 isoform X1: MGVSFCFTVGSVDTKGEAGETQKEMAHNGRVIQNCVYAPNPYHECTEACLQRIKETKPGKLIKNKKSSDYRRSVTDGELGKKMNEGKRRPSSGCPKASNPYHVCDDNCQKRMSGADPGTMSLNFDRKKKVGSKPELPVLDSIPPSKIGAIYLSDASSPLSSYSEQTKGESKRNELIPVSGEIHVLDVMPTNNKVQPKQNGDKNASPKVVPITSVYDMGGLTKPDGGSMKFCFSGALHDNDDSDDGEETESVVSEARVPVGKYHVKESFAPILKSIFEKYGDIGASCHLESVVMRSYYVECVCFVVQELQSTAVMDLTKSKIKELLAIIKDVESAQLRVAWLRSIVDEIADSIELIDEHQVAEMAKANSDREVETLNKELESSLESLAQKEEEVRDMKTRIEEIRKRLSELELRSSDLDKNIMLLRSKVDNLDSKSLLDELV; the protein is encoded by the exons atGGGTGTCTCCTTCTGCT TCACAGTAGGATCGGTTGATACGAAAGGTGAGGCAGGGGAGACTCAGAAAGAGATGGCTCACAACGGAAGAGTTATACAAAATTGTGTTTATGCTCCTAATCCCTACCATGAATGCACCGAGGCTTGCTTGCAAAGGATCAAGGAAACCAAGCCTGGCAAGTTAATTAAGAACAAAAAGAGTTCTG ATTATCGCAGAAGTGTTACAGATGGTGAACTTGGCAAAAAGATGAATGAAGGAAAACGCAGGCCCTCCTCAGGTTGCCCTAAAGCATCTAATCCATACCATGTCTGTGATGACAACTGCCAGAAAAGAATGTCTGGGGCTGATCCAG GTACCATGTCATTGAACTTTGACAGGAAAAAGAAGGTTGGTTCCAAGCCAGAACTCCCCGTTCTTGACAGCATTCCACCCTCAAAGATTGGTGCTATTTATCTCTCTGATGCTTCATCGCCATTATCAAGTTATTCTGAGCAGACAAAGGGGGAGTCAAAAAGAAACGAGCTAATACCTGTTTCTGGAGAAATACATGTCCTTGATGTCATG CCTACCAACAACAAGGTCCAACCAAAGCAGAATGGGGACAAAAATGCTTCACCAAAAGTTGTTCCAATCACCTCTGTCTATGACATGGGAGGTCTCACCAAACCAGATGGTGGGTCCATGAAGTTTTGCTTCTCTGgtgctctccatgacaatgacGACAGCGATGACGGCGAGGAGACCGAGTCAGTGGTTTCCGAGGCGCGTGTCCCCGTCGGAAAATACCATGTGAAAGAAAGCTTTGCTCCAATTCTGAAATCCATCTTTGAAAAGTATGGTGATATAGGAGCAAGTTGCCACTTGGAATCAGTTGTGATGCGATCATATTATGTGGAGTGTGTGTGCTTTGTGGTCCAAGAGCTACAATCTACAGCAGTAATGGACTTGACAAAGTCTAAAATCAAGGAATTGTTGGCCATTATTAAGGATGTAGAATCTGCACAGCTTCGTGTGGCTTGGTTGCGCAGCATAGTTGATGAAATTGCTGACAGCATTGAACTGATCGATGAGCACCAGGTAGCAGAAATGGCAAAGGCTAACTCTGATCGTGAAGTGGAAACACTGAACAAAGAGCTAGAATCAAGCCTTGAAAGTTTGGCTCAGAAAGAAGAAGAGGTAAGGGATATGAAAACAAGGATTGAAGAGATCAGAAAGCGATTAAGCGAGCTTGAACTCAGGTCTTCTGATTTGGACAAGAACATCATGTTACTGAGGTCCAAGGTTGATAATTTAGATAGCAAATCGTTGCTAGATGAACTAGTGTAA
- the LOC114192586 gene encoding uncharacterized protein LOC114192586 isoform X2 translates to MAHNGRVIQNCVYAPNPYHECTEACLQRIKETKPGKLIKNKKSSDYRRSVTDGELGKKMNEGKRRPSSGCPKASNPYHVCDDNCQKRMSGADPGTMSLNFDRKKKVGSKPELPVLDSIPPSKIGAIYLSDASSPLSSYSEQTKGESKRNELIPVSGEIHVLDVMPTNNKVQPKQNGDKNASPKVVPITSVYDMGGLTKPDGGSMKFCFSGALHDNDDSDDGEETESVVSEARVPVGKYHVKESFAPILKSIFEKYGDIGASCHLESVVMRSYYVECVCFVVQELQSTAVMDLTKSKIKELLAIIKDVESAQLRVAWLRSIVDEIADSIELIDEHQVAEMAKANSDREVETLNKELESSLESLAQKEEEVRDMKTRIEEIRKRLSELELRSSDLDKNIMLLRSKVDNLDSKSLLDELV, encoded by the exons ATGGCTCACAACGGAAGAGTTATACAAAATTGTGTTTATGCTCCTAATCCCTACCATGAATGCACCGAGGCTTGCTTGCAAAGGATCAAGGAAACCAAGCCTGGCAAGTTAATTAAGAACAAAAAGAGTTCTG ATTATCGCAGAAGTGTTACAGATGGTGAACTTGGCAAAAAGATGAATGAAGGAAAACGCAGGCCCTCCTCAGGTTGCCCTAAAGCATCTAATCCATACCATGTCTGTGATGACAACTGCCAGAAAAGAATGTCTGGGGCTGATCCAG GTACCATGTCATTGAACTTTGACAGGAAAAAGAAGGTTGGTTCCAAGCCAGAACTCCCCGTTCTTGACAGCATTCCACCCTCAAAGATTGGTGCTATTTATCTCTCTGATGCTTCATCGCCATTATCAAGTTATTCTGAGCAGACAAAGGGGGAGTCAAAAAGAAACGAGCTAATACCTGTTTCTGGAGAAATACATGTCCTTGATGTCATG CCTACCAACAACAAGGTCCAACCAAAGCAGAATGGGGACAAAAATGCTTCACCAAAAGTTGTTCCAATCACCTCTGTCTATGACATGGGAGGTCTCACCAAACCAGATGGTGGGTCCATGAAGTTTTGCTTCTCTGgtgctctccatgacaatgacGACAGCGATGACGGCGAGGAGACCGAGTCAGTGGTTTCCGAGGCGCGTGTCCCCGTCGGAAAATACCATGTGAAAGAAAGCTTTGCTCCAATTCTGAAATCCATCTTTGAAAAGTATGGTGATATAGGAGCAAGTTGCCACTTGGAATCAGTTGTGATGCGATCATATTATGTGGAGTGTGTGTGCTTTGTGGTCCAAGAGCTACAATCTACAGCAGTAATGGACTTGACAAAGTCTAAAATCAAGGAATTGTTGGCCATTATTAAGGATGTAGAATCTGCACAGCTTCGTGTGGCTTGGTTGCGCAGCATAGTTGATGAAATTGCTGACAGCATTGAACTGATCGATGAGCACCAGGTAGCAGAAATGGCAAAGGCTAACTCTGATCGTGAAGTGGAAACACTGAACAAAGAGCTAGAATCAAGCCTTGAAAGTTTGGCTCAGAAAGAAGAAGAGGTAAGGGATATGAAAACAAGGATTGAAGAGATCAGAAAGCGATTAAGCGAGCTTGAACTCAGGTCTTCTGATTTGGACAAGAACATCATGTTACTGAGGTCCAAGGTTGATAATTTAGATAGCAAATCGTTGCTAGATGAACTAGTGTAA